A stretch of DNA from Ctenopharyngodon idella isolate HZGC_01 chromosome 6, HZGC01, whole genome shotgun sequence:
aaaatatattgcatgGGATTTTGCAGACTACTGCAGAGACATAAGATTTACTGTTAATATAAGGGCTTTCTCCTCCTAGTTTCTCATCCTTTTACTCTCGGCCGTGATATCTCTGAAATAGCAGAGCTCTGTTTGATAAAGTATCACATATTTTCTGTAGAATCATGCCACACTACTGGTGCTTGAGGTTTTTGAGGTAATGCTGTTGAATGATGAGGTGCCTAGAACTTTTCTGCAACACCGTtacttaaatttatatatatatatatatatatatatatatatatatatatatataaaatgtttagtgCAAACTATTACTATTTGTAAGGTgaaatcatgtttttgtttcaaatgAGTGGAATGAGTAGGTGAAATTAATTAAGACCTTGAAAAGATAGTTTAAGGCTCTACATCTACAAGAAGAGGTTATTTTCTTTGCTTGTAGTATCGCACCGCCCCCTGGTCGTACTCTGCCATTGCAGGTCTGCTCTgagtgaaaataataataataataaaagcttattttaatataaactgTGTGCTTGTAGAAAACTGTAGAGTAGAGCagagatttgctttatgtaacaCAGAGCTCTGTGGTTTTTACATGACTACTCTTCTCGGgacactttaaaggggacctattatgcccccatttacaagatgtaaaataagtctcttttgtccccagaatgtgtgtgtgaagttaaccccacagataattttttatagcatgttaaaattttaaccccactttttggggttgagcaaaaacgcaccgtttcagtgtgtgtcctttaaatgcaaatgagctgctgcgctcggcctaagagggcggagcttcaagacctcattctccggtgtcaggagtcagtcaggacgcactataatgtcagaaactgcgaatatatgctgcatggagatagaacaggtatagtttagttcaattacggttataacttatattgtctttttgtttttatccaatatattagtacaagccagtttaccgatgagttttatgatgtttattgtacttcacacaaaatatgaagcgtctgttttcactctagaaaatcactgtaagagcttaataaaacagaaataaaatattatcgataaactctctctctcccttgcattatcatcaacatacacagcgaagtacatagaaacactcgttacaactaacagtaaacaaatataaacattatgccttttcgggtggtgcttaataaactttatatccgtaaatcagctccaatgaaatgtaataaagtgctctcaccttcattactgccatatccagtatcactctggagactctatgttttgtattgtccctttgtattgacattggttcacaaagcagtccagAGTGAAATGATTCGcacagacataaacgaatttcagtagagttgagggagcattttcttcaacaaaatgaatccacctcgtcttcagcggctcagatttagggagtaaatggagagagctatgtggattaatccatccagctacagaacacctaaaacgcttgggagatgTTCTCATCAGTTCAcgaatggcggactgtgtaaactcgctgtgaactcgctcagggcagCTCTATGTTTAAacagcagtgtctgtcaacattcgtgggcggggcctgtggcttttgtgacgtcacattgccagggatctggaaacggcttgttccgagacactgcttatgatttatggggattaaaaaaaaggagtggttggatttttatcattatagggtggttgtgtacacacactgccaacacacatttatgtccaaacaccatgcaaaagtgaattttgcataataggtcccctttaaaggagAACATTTTGAGACGTGTTCATAAATTGCACAAATATAGCCATCATTATTCCCTGTGCTGGTTTTTGCTTAGCCACAGGTCTTCTTTTAGACATATAATTTGCAGGCACAGAGCTTTCGTCTTCTGTTACAGACTGTGTGGTGAGAACATAAACTTATTGCATATTTTTATGCTATTTTATATGTAAAGTAATACTCTACTTGTCTCTGCTCTAGACTACTTTACAAGCACGCAatttatattatgtgttttttattgtaatatagcctaattatttggaaaaaaatataacttttagaaaaagatttattaaatttatgttttgaaatatataaagTGTAAAATGGAGTACATAAGATGGTTAAACCAATGTTTCAACATCTTTTTGTCTGAACCACTGAGCCACGTGTTTGCAAGCTACAACTGGTGATACCAAAAGATTtgtggaaacactttacaataaggttcattagttaacaatagttaactacattagttaacatgaactaataatgaactgcacttctacagcatttattaatctttgttaatttcaacatttactaatacattattaaaatcaagagttgtagcctatttgttaacattagttaatgcactgtgaactaacatgaacaaactatgaacagctgtattttttattaactaacattaaaaaagattaacaaataaagtaGCATGgctagttcatgttagttaatacattaactaatgttaacaaataaaccttattgtaaagtgttaccaaattcaGGCTAGCCTACATAATGAGAACAATTTTTACGTTCACACACTGGCCTCGTATATAGTCCGCTGTCcataaataaagcattattCATCTGAGCAGTATTTATATGTTATCCCCTGTAAGTTCCATCCATCAAACACCTCGTTTTTCCATAGGAAATAATGTACAGACAACTTTTTGTCTCACACGCGCTTCCGTTCAGCTGCGTTCGAAGGACGTCTGAGGGGTTGCCATCGGTGACGCGTCCCTACGCAACCAGACCCCGCCCTAGTTCTTGCATCTCTTCTGTGATTGGAGCATTTAATCCAGACCTTCGAAAACTCGCAAGATGATTAGTGGAATCAGCTGTCAATCTCCCACAAAAATCTATTTACAGTAGGTTGTGAGCGGATCAAGTGTATCCGTTCAGATTAAAGCTGGATCTCCCTGTAACTAAAAGCTTTTTCTAGCTGGATTTTGTGTAATTAACAGATATTTTGTACTATATTTATTAGTTATTCCTCGGTGGAACGTTTTAATTCGTCTTTTTTCATCTGCTGAAGCGGAGGATCCAGGAAAAAGATGTCTTCGGACGAAGACAGAGCGAAGGAGATTCTGAAGGGGTTTAAACTGTATCCTTAAGTGATGATGGGAcagattagcctgctagctgcAAACCTAAAACTCACACAACTTTACATCATAGCTAGCTATCTCGTTTCGGGCGTAAATCTATATTAGGCAATTAATCTAACGGTTTTGAAACCATGACTCTAATATTAATGATGTTGTATGAGATGTTGATTACAGTTAGCAAACTGGAAGGTGAACCAGTTACGTATTATGTTGTGCTTTTTAGTAATAATGTGCAATAATTGCCTAATAATTTCAATTTAAACTATCTCTATCTATAAACCCATATGCTTTTTATTATATCAAACAAACTACAGGCAGTATTTGCTTCTGTGGTGTCAGACTGTCTGTTGAcagtttattttgtgtgtaataACACTAAACACCCAAATCAAGTGTTTAAACTGTTTatgaaatgtttacatttatccTATTAAGTCTTTAGGCATTATGTACAGAATGACAGCAGTTTATTTGCTATGTAATGTGTGAATAGATAAATCGGTGTAATTCCTCTAATCCAGATTATGTCTGCATAATTCTATCAGTTGTATGATTAtgcttgtttttgttcatgtgCATACCTGGATTAATGAGTTACTGAGATATGAATTGTAACTTTCTAGTGCGGTTATAATGCAGTTAAtcatatcatttcaaagcagttttacattttgtttgagCATATTAGAATCAGTAACTAACTGGGATGCTGTTCTTTGCTTTAGCTGGAAGTTTGGTTAATGTTCACATGGGCTTCAGGATACTATGAGACTGATAGGCACCTGATTCTTGGGATCAGGTGCATTAGCCAGGTGAAATCTCCTCACACAGTTTGTGCCTGCCATCACGATTACATAACATTGGCTAGTGTTTCTATAATAGGCTCTGTAAATCTGACAAGAATAATCACACTAGTAATAGAATGTTCTGATGGCATGAAAGTTGTCTTAGAAATGGCCACGTCTGGAATATTTGGACTAGCCTATCAGACACTGTTTTTTCTAATGTATCTTCAAGTAGACATGGGTCTGCCCTGTGTGACCTTCTTTGGGAATGCAAGGGTGTGTCTTACAGGCTGGTAATTCTTAAATCCTTGATTTGAAAGGACAGGGATTTGCTGCCTTATGCTCCTCACATCCAAGCTGTGGAAAATGATAGTAGACCAAAACTTATATGAATGTGCATCTTTTAATGAAAAGTTTGTGAAATGAGCAAAAGTGGAAAGTCTGTAAGGAAATATTTTGAACTTAccctattgttcaaaagtttggggtcaagaagttttataaagaaatacttttattaactaAAGACATTAAGTTGACACATTAaataagtgacagtaaagacatttacaatgttacatgtatttcaaataaatattgttcttttggactttttattcatcaaagaatcctgacaaaaTGTATctctgtttccacaaaaaatattaagtagaaGACAGTTTATTGAGCATcaagtcagcatattagaatgaaactgaagactggaataatggctgctgaaaattcagctttgccatcacaggaataaattacattttaaactatgtTAAGATTGTAATAACTTTTCATAATACccgtattactgtttttactatatttttgatcaaataattgcagccttggtgagcacaggagacttctttctaaaacattgaccccaaaattttaaatggtagtgtatgtatgAATAAGGCATTCAGatattgttttatgtaaaatattgaaACTTTATACTGTAGTTGTTCATAGTAAGCTGGAACATGGGCTGGTATGCCATAGATACAACTACCTATTGACCTTTAATTTAGGATAATTTCTTGTATTGGTCCTGAAATTAAGTTTTGAGCTCAGCTGTTTTCACAGAATATGTGTCATCTTAGTATAGCACAGCTCTTTTTAGCAGCGTGAATCTGGTACAATGTAGTTACGCAGCACAGACCAATTTTCAAAGGCTGTTTCAAAGATTCATGCAATTTTACCTCCAGGCTTCATCATATCTGCcttgtgtggtttttttttacccagcgtGCCCCAGAGGTGACTACCATGTGCAAAGCACCATCCCTTGAGTAGCtacaaaaaacactgatttaaataatgaaaaagataGATATTATATCGTGTgccaaattatttttgttaaaagtgTTAGAGCAATGTAACAATGAAAGCTGTGCTGCAGTAGCACAAGTATTGAGCAAGTGTATCTAGAATTTTGAAGGAGTGTGTATTTTGTGTGCTCACCGTGTCTTTCAAGGCTGTTCCTGTGTCTTAGTTTATCTGGTAAAGCGTTAGTACTAACACAGCCTCAACTGCCATAATTTTTAATAAGGCAAAAATGTGATGCGTTTGATGTGctggttttttttatatatatatacacagttatCATAGCTCTTTTGCATCAGTAACAACAGATTAGAAACGGCAACAATGgatgactttttaaaaatgaacgtGGCTTCCATGAAAGCATTGGCGCCGAGGGGACTAATTACTTCGACAGTGACAGTGTTTGTGAGTAAAAGGGTCTCTCCCCTGCGACTCTCTCGGTGTGCTCAGCAGGTGAGATCCCACAGACATCTGTCACCAATAATCTCAAATGCAGTCGCCTGGTTCATCAGATACAGAGCATAGTACTTAAGTGAATAGTTACTCATTTTTAGTGACTTCAGTTGTTGGCATCTAAATTTACAGGATACAGCGCATAAAATTAGTTTGAAAGATGAAACTCTCTTACCTTTCATAAGTCTGGAGTTCGCCAAAATGATGTTTAAGAACAATAGATCTAAATCAGTGGACCTTTTTGACTTCAAGGCTCCCCcattgtccacaacaatatttgaATACCCCCCACCCCCAAAAGAGCATGGCATAGCTAAAAAGatgtatattcattataaaaataaccaaatactaagaaatatcttgatttttaattgttttagcttattttaatgagtgttttgtcttattttaaataattttaattcattttgagacccctggttgagaaccactggtctaaaTGATGTTTAAGCACATAGTAAATATCTCAAACTTTGTTATTTTTGTAGTCCAAACATTGTGTATGAAGATGTGGGATGCATTCGGTCAAATTACCActgcattaatttaatttggTTCTGTTTGGTTCTTTTGTAAAGGGAAAATATATTATCTCAGGGCTGGACTGAAAATGAATCCTGGGTTGTGCTTCTGGTTATTTGTGTCTCAGGAttcatttaaagtattttaatgctttAGAGTTGTTCCATATAAAATTGAGTCTCCATAAGAAacatatgataaataaaatatgattatacaaattataattaattattataaatataaaatattatattgatataattaatataaatatatttatatagtttatataattTTGTGGCTGCAGTGTCACTAATATTGTACAttgttaaagtaacactttgttttatagtgttatatatgttatatactatagtaataacagtgaattatgcataattacatgcaactaactcTAACCCAAACCCTATTCCTAACCatatagtaaatacatgttgttaatatttctcagtacttaaatgtataattacactgtaacacatttttaatgataaGCCCTTTTCATTCCAACAGGAACAGATTTGGATTTTGGATTTATGTGCCGCTATTAATGCTTGAAAGATAGATTAGGATTAGTGATACATGTAGCACACTTGTACAGCCCTGACTGAGATCTCATGGGGTTGGTAACTAGGGCCTGTGCTGTGCACCTGTAATGACACATGCAGCCTCGTGTGAGTGTGCTCTACCAGCTGAAAGACTCATACAGGTGGTTTGAAGATGAAGAAGTCAGATGTCATTGACACAGAGTACTGGACTTTGTCACAAACCATTGTTTTGCAGACAGATCAGGCTGTTTTTAGACCTCAAGTGTGGTCTGCTTCATTTAGCTCTTATCTTATTTGCTGGACTTGTTTGTGATATAAAACTAAATGCTGCTCAATGTAATGATCAGATACTGTTGAATTTAGTTCACCCATCACAACTTTCAGAAACCTGTAATACCCACTTTCCTCcatggaaaacaaaaataattttggcagaaTGCTTATATGTGAAGATGCTCTTTTCCATCCAAAGATTTGGTGGTCATGGCTGTCGAACAAGATATTCCgtgaattaaatttaaagttacttaaaattaaagtttgttCCTCACATAAACCTATCATATGGCTTTAGAGgagtttttaaataatatagtgCTAGTGTCTTATGGACTGCTTTTATAGtgctgttttgttctttttgaagcttgacagtAACTGAAGATTCTACTAATCATCTCTtttgttaaaagaaaaaaatacaggtgtgaaatgacatgaggtaaatgatgacacaatcttcattttgtttgattattgatttaGACAAGTGTCATCATGTGAATTTCTAGctgtcaaatgtttttttttttttttgttttttttaaatgttggcCCTGAAATcagaagacattttttttcattgactGTTCAGcacaaagactttatatatagaaagacggtgcactcaaattactatgaatgggagaaagtgcaatgtgcaatatggcagaataaataaaaaagtcatcacgtcactgcagctgccgttagaagctctgcACATGCTCATTGGCTGGtttagcctgaaaaataagtgtttttaatgctattttaatGCTAAAGTAAGAAGACATacttatgagacagttgttgtcagatttcattagtgatttcaaatatgaaatgtaatCGTAAACCTGGTAAAtagttttggagaatttgatgctTCCCCATTCAGAGAGATAGGAACTgcacttgcatgactgaaatagctgcctgaggggcgtttcaaagatggcctccaagtgaaatgacttgtcttaaaggggcTTTGGTTCAGCATGCCTTAACTTGTCTTCAGAAACTGGATGAATCTTAGAGATGCAGAGACAGGGAAGGTTCTTTGGCAGGGAACTGAAGACCTCTCCCTTCCTGGGGTAGAACATGAAGGTTTGTGGTTCTCAGCATTACCTTGCATTAAAGATTTAAACTATTGACTAGATTGGGCTACGCCAATTCTTCTCTTATGTCCACTACTTCACTGCACTTTTTAGTGATGTCAATGTGAGGACGAGAtcagttttcagttctgaattTGGTACAGAATGTGCCATGTCTGGTAACTAACagatttgattttgttttccaGCTCGGGTTCCTAAGAAGATCCTGAAATGTAAAGCAGTATCCAGAGAGCTGAATTTCTCTTCAGTAGAAAAACTGGAAAAATTCCGACTGGAGCAAAAGGTTTTCTTTAAAGGCCAGTGCTTAGAAGGTTGTTCTGATTCTTTCTTGCACATTGCTATTTCTTATTACAAAAGTGCAATGACTGTAAATGCAAAATTAGCGCAAGATGTCTCTGGTTCTGAAATATCTACAGATACCTACACTAAGTCTTCTCAAGCAATGAGCTCCATATAAATGTCATTATTCATTATCCATTGGTAAAAAAGGACATTATCCAATTTAACAGTGTCACCAGTTAAACTCTGTTATGGAGACTGCAATGTTAAAAAACCACCTTAATTTCCTTTATCAAATTTGGATGATCAACTAGTAACCATACATTCTCATCTTACCTACAGaggctttaaaaaaacattttttattgtaaacaatgttaaaatgtgtaaaatataagTGTTGCTAAAAATACTATTTGATTATATTCCACTCgttagcccctttcacacagcaaTCCTGGTAAATTAACGTAAAAGTACCAGAACGACGTCGGTAAATACACAAATGTGCTGTTCATACAAGCAACAGCGTTCCATCTTTTTACCAGCAAAGAtataccattaaaacatcagTACCAAAATACTGATCAATCAgaaattattgttataatagtagtgaatggggggtgcgattttgaagcccaaaaaatgcatacatccatcataaaaaataattcatacggctcctgggggttaataaaggccttctgaagcgaagtgatgggtttttgtaagaaaaatatgcgTATGTAAAAGCTTCCGGCAGATAGCCGTACGCGTCGATTTGCGGCGGAGgagtaacctctgacctgaTGTGATGAtgtggaagcacagaggatagagcaaaacaaaacactggtcacaaattggaagtctaaaatgagaaattttaagtagaaatgtcggaggatttcgatataagagaagaggagcttgagtttgttgcacagccctatttgtttaaactgaGAGGAGTCTTAAGCttactcctacatcctgtgtcatacatcgcgtcaggggtTATTCTTGtggtgcaagtcgacttgcacagtATGCGTAAGGTTGTCTGCCGAAAGcaagttattttagtttgtaaagttttaaatgtggttatttttgttaaaaaaaaacaaacaaaaaaaagcttcagaaggtctttattatcCCACAGGTGCcgtatggattttttttttttttttttttttttttgatggatggatgcatttttttgggtttcaaaaatgtagttacttttttttttttttttttacttctgagTGACAGGTGTAAGGACATGATCACACAGAATGCGGTTTTGCTCTTAAAAACACAAGACACATAATGGTTACTATAGTACTGCAGTTAATAGTATGCAATAGTAACTGCAGAGCCACAATGGTGATGAATGAAAAAGAAGGCAGGGTCAAGAGCATGAGCCACAGTGCAATGGCCAGATGTTTGTCTAGTGAATTTTTACATAGAAAAAagcaataattaattaaaaagcaGCGGAACTTACCATAAACAGCACCAACAGAGCTTTATGATTGGCCCAAAGCAAACTTCTTACGTTCT
This window harbors:
- the pde6d gene encoding retinal rod rhodopsin-sensitive cGMP 3',5'-cyclic phosphodiesterase subunit delta isoform X2, with protein sequence MSSDEDRAKEILKGFKLNWMNLRDAETGKVLWQGTEDLSLPGVEHEARVPKKILKCKAVSRELNFSSVEKLEKFRLEQKVFFKEWFFEFGFVIPNSTNTWQSLIEAAPESQMMPANVLTGNVVIETKFYDDDLHVSTSRVRLFYV
- the pde6d gene encoding retinal rod rhodopsin-sensitive cGMP 3',5'-cyclic phosphodiesterase subunit delta isoform X1; translated protein: MSSDEDRAKEILKGFKLNWMNLRDAETGKVLWQGTEDLSLPGVEHEARVPKKILKCKAVSRELNFSSVEKLEKFRLEQKVFFKGQCLEEWFFEFGFVIPNSTNTWQSLIEAAPESQMMPANVLTGNVVIETKFYDDDLHVSTSRVRLFYV